Proteins co-encoded in one Acidithiobacillus caldus ATCC 51756 genomic window:
- a CDS encoding IS256 family transposase produces MQESTGFDGGMGELGLNIEGLLRRSARQLIQQAIEGEVQVLLEEYAAVRMVDGRRAVVRNGYLPEREILTAVGPVPVQVPKVRDRSGSGVVFRSSLVPPYVRKSRTVAAALPWLYLHGVSSGRMHEALSVLLGEEAKGLSPAVLGRLKVEWAQEHAQWQRRSLQGKRYAYWWADGVYTQLRAEDDPRMCLLVIIGVTAEGKKEVVAVTDGLRESKASWLEILRDLRDRGLQEAPLLAIGDGAMGFWAALDEIYPQTRHQRCWVHKTANILNELPKRLQGKAKAALQAIWMADTREAAEKAWQAFVRDYQAKYPRAVAKLEKDRDVLLTFFDFPAEHWRHIRSSNAIESTFATVRQRSSRTKNCVSRATFLGLSYKLIQQAERHWRGIQHPERLRELFAGVTFVDGMPANETRLDPQQDAA; encoded by the coding sequence ATGCAAGAGAGTACTGGTTTCGACGGAGGAATGGGAGAGTTGGGCCTGAACATCGAGGGCTTATTGCGGCGGTCCGCGCGCCAGCTGATCCAACAGGCCATCGAGGGCGAGGTGCAGGTGCTGCTGGAGGAGTATGCCGCGGTACGCATGGTCGATGGTCGCCGGGCCGTCGTGCGGAATGGATATCTGCCGGAGCGGGAGATCCTGACAGCGGTCGGCCCCGTGCCTGTACAGGTCCCCAAGGTGCGAGACCGCTCCGGTTCGGGCGTGGTCTTCCGTTCTTCCCTGGTACCGCCCTACGTGCGCAAGTCGCGGACCGTGGCCGCAGCGCTCCCCTGGTTGTACCTGCACGGGGTATCGTCGGGACGGATGCACGAGGCGCTGTCTGTTCTCCTGGGCGAGGAGGCCAAGGGGCTTTCTCCGGCCGTGCTGGGACGCTTGAAAGTCGAATGGGCGCAAGAGCATGCCCAATGGCAGCGCCGGTCTCTACAGGGAAAACGCTACGCCTATTGGTGGGCCGACGGGGTCTATACCCAGCTGCGGGCGGAGGACGATCCCCGGATGTGTCTCTTGGTCATTATTGGCGTGACGGCCGAGGGCAAGAAGGAGGTCGTGGCGGTCACCGACGGTTTACGGGAGTCCAAAGCCTCCTGGCTAGAGATCCTGCGGGACTTGCGCGACCGCGGGCTGCAGGAGGCGCCACTACTGGCCATAGGAGATGGGGCGATGGGTTTCTGGGCCGCCCTGGACGAGATTTACCCACAAACCCGTCATCAGCGCTGTTGGGTGCACAAGACGGCCAACATCCTCAACGAGCTACCGAAGCGCCTTCAGGGGAAAGCCAAGGCCGCCCTGCAGGCGATCTGGATGGCCGACACCCGTGAAGCTGCGGAGAAAGCCTGGCAAGCCTTCGTGCGGGACTACCAGGCCAAATATCCCAGAGCGGTCGCAAAGCTCGAGAAGGACCGGGACGTGCTGCTGACCTTCTTCGACTTCCCGGCAGAGCACTGGCGGCATATCCGCAGCAGCAACGCCATCGAATCGACCTTCGCCACCGTACGGCAACGCAGCAGCCGCACTAAAAACTGTGTCTCTCGAGCCACTTTCCTTGGCCTGAGCTACAAGCTCATCCAGCAGGCAGAGAGACACTGGCGCGGGA
- the tnpA gene encoding IS66 family insertion sequence element accessory protein TnpA: protein MKQRYSRADWQRLIDEQGVSGLTQRAFCAQAGVAVATFGYWKRKLRADSAGLAEDPASARGGSLNDWLELAPEVSEPARGWHIELDLGNGVCLRLRQG, encoded by the coding sequence ATGAAGCAGCGGTACAGCAGGGCCGACTGGCAACGACTGATCGACGAACAAGGGGTCAGCGGCCTGACGCAAAGAGCATTCTGTGCCCAAGCCGGTGTAGCCGTGGCGACCTTTGGTTATTGGAAGCGCAAGCTGCGGGCCGATAGTGCAGGCTTAGCCGAGGATCCCGCCAGTGCCCGAGGCGGCTCATTGAACGATTGGCTCGAGCTGGCACCCGAGGTCTCTGAGCCAGCGCGTGGCTGGCACATCGAGCTCGATCTGGGCAATGGGGTGTGTCTGCGGCTACGCCAAGGCTGA
- a CDS encoding ABC transporter substrate-binding protein: MTQYTATIYTRHFNNGKAAIRITGVQSLGPTTAAVLTRLQTEGGKRHTIDYVLMRDPNHSWQIVNAVADGVSDLSLKRDKYAAEFAKGGLLGVNYLVTPRTR; this comes from the coding sequence TTGACCCAATACACCGCGACAATCTACACGCGCCATTTCAACAACGGAAAAGCTGCAATTCGCATCACTGGAGTACAATCGCTGGGCCCCACGACTGCCGCTGTCCTGACGCGCTTGCAGACGGAGGGCGGTAAGCGCCACACCATCGATTACGTGCTGATGCGCGACCCGAATCACAGCTGGCAAATCGTCAACGCAGTCGCCGATGGCGTCAGCGATCTCTCACTCAAACGCGACAAGTACGCGGCGGAGTTCGCGAAAGGCGGGTTGCTCGGCGTCAATTACCTTGTCACGCCCAGGACAAGATAA
- the tnpB gene encoding IS66 family insertion sequence element accessory protein TnpB (TnpB, as the term is used for proteins encoded by IS66 family insertion elements, is considered an accessory protein, since TnpC, encoded by a neighboring gene, is a DDE family transposase.): MSAATPRLTMLVPGSAVLRVWLYTPPADLRKSFDGLSALVRQKLAEDPASGQLFVFINRRRTQLKVLYFEPGGYCLWSKRLEAGRFHVDGLGGDRRVLSWTELKLIIEGIDLSSLRRFKRFKKGGNRSLGRPEKV, encoded by the coding sequence GTGTCTGCGGCTACGCCAAGGCTGACCATGCTGGTCCCCGGGTCGGCCGTCCTCCGGGTATGGCTGTATACGCCGCCTGCGGACCTGCGCAAGTCCTTCGATGGGCTCAGCGCCCTGGTGCGACAGAAGTTAGCCGAGGATCCGGCCAGCGGCCAATTGTTCGTGTTCATCAACCGCAGGCGCACGCAACTCAAGGTGCTGTACTTCGAGCCGGGCGGTTACTGCCTGTGGAGCAAGCGCCTGGAGGCGGGCCGCTTTCACGTCGATGGCCTGGGCGGTGACAGGCGGGTGCTGAGCTGGACGGAGCTGAAGCTGATCATCGAAGGCATCGATCTGTCCTCGCTGCGCCGCTTCAAACGCTTCAAAAAGGGCGGAAACCGTAGCCTCGGGAGACCCGAAAAGGTATAA